The genome window TTTAGAAACTGATGAAGGGGTTGGCAGAAcgaagttttcaagaaaatctttACTAGCCCATTTCACATGTGAAAGGTTGGGGGCTCCTCCTAAAATCTGGATTTCACAACTTTCATCTCCTTTCCCATACCTGCACCGACATACCTCAAAGATTGACAGAGAAGGAGCTTCGATCTTAATGACATTTATCCCCATCCAGGTGCAGCGGCGGATGCAAAATGTATGCAGGGCTGGGAAGCTGAAGAATAGTTCGGTCGAGTGAGGATAATCCATGTTCTCGAACTTCATTCTGGTGAGACGTAAGATTTTCAGGTTTCTGAATGAAGTAATTGGATAAATTTCAACGGTCCAAGGAATTGAAATCGTCACTTCCTCTAATGACTCCGAGCCTAGAAAACAGCTTGGAAATGAGAAGTTTCCACTTGGATAATCTAGGGAAAAATTCTTGACGCCTTGCCTCAGTGCAGTCAAAATCCATCTAGTAACTTGGCATGCATTGTAGCTCTTGGAACATACTAGATGAAAGCCACGAATTCTCAAATTCCCGCAGTGGTGAAGTACCTTTTCGACAAATGAAACAAATCTTTCCCTATTTATTACCCTGTGAGAATAGAGGGATGTATCGTTGAAGTCCAAATTAAAAATGCACGTCCACTTCATCTTCCAAGTCTTAGACAGAGCACTCGTTGCCACTGCATCCTTAGTCGTAAGGCGAGATAAAATGTGAGTAAGAACACTTCTGGGGAGGTCACTGATCCTATCTTGAAAATCTTCACGATCAGACTGGTTCAAAACCTGATCAGCTGCATCCATTGCTTAGATTTGACCTGAAAAATATGAAAACATTAATTAATTATCATTTATACACCATTTCTTTTAACTAATGCATACTTGCATAGAAAAAACTTGGTTCATGTGGAAGAGGTTTAAAGACATCGGGTTGTGAGTGAATAATTCTAGCAAGGAATATGCAATAAAATATATTGGACTTGCGTTAATTTCAATAATGTACATTTTCAA of Coffea arabica cultivar ET-39 chromosome 5c, Coffea Arabica ET-39 HiFi, whole genome shotgun sequence contains these proteins:
- the LOC113689603 gene encoding F-box/LRR-repeat protein At3g26922, yielding MDAADQVLNQSDREDFQDRISDLPRSVLTHILSRLTTKDAVATSALSKTWKMKWTCIFNLDFNDTSLYSHRVINRERFVSFVEKVLHHCGNLRIRGFHLVCSKSYNACQVTRWILTALRQGVKNFSLDYPSGNFSFPSCFLGSESLEEVTISIPWTVEIYPITSFRNLKILRLTRMKFENMDYPHSTELFFSFPALHTFCIRRCTWMGINVIKIEAPSLSIFEVCRCRYGKGDESCEIQILGGAPNLSHVKWASKDFLENFVLPTPSSVSKAVLDHFNVLEDLWVAGIGAVKLLLLVSNITRLELSIDMVESNIAWKNDDYELIGTLPPCVMCRLKKIDLTYGFGAAIGFHLMRLLLQNGHDLQLMSVHLPKLSRCAKNQIMLKLIMAPRASPYVRIHTSLIDDDVIIHELCN